From Actinosynnema mirum DSM 43827, a single genomic window includes:
- a CDS encoding ribonuclease J encodes MINPSSPPPALPDGALRVVALGGIGEVGRNMTVFEHAGRLLVVDCGVLFPEDDQPGVDLILPDFRAIEDRLDDIEAIVLTHGHEDHIGAVPFLLKLRPDLPVVGSRFTLALLAAKCREHRQNPKLIEVVEGERRDAGPFELEFFAVNHSIPDALAVAIRTSAGLVLHTGDIKLDQLPLDGRLTDLAGFSRLGDEGVDLFLVDSTNAEVPGFVVPEREIGPVLENVIRKADQRVIVACFASHVHRVQQVLDVAVRYGRRVALVGRSMVRNMGIAAELGLLHVPDGLFVDIDEAMRMPEDQVLFVSTGSQGEPLSALSRMARGEHRQISIRAGDTIVLASSLIPGNENAVFGVVNGLSRLGATVVHQGNAKVHVSGHSPAGELLFLYNAVRPSNVMPVHGEWRHLRANAALAVATGVNEERVVIAEDGVVVDMIDGKAAISGRVVVGNVYVDGLSVGDVGESTLSDRLVLGEGGFIAITVAIDSSTGRAVAPPTVSGRGFSDDPKALDKAVSLVEMELSRTEAENITDSHRIAQAVRRVVGRWVAETYRRRPMIVPTIIPV; translated from the coding sequence GTGATCAATCCGAGCTCACCCCCGCCCGCGCTGCCCGACGGTGCGCTGCGCGTCGTCGCACTGGGCGGAATCGGCGAGGTCGGCCGCAACATGACGGTGTTCGAGCACGCAGGCAGGCTGCTCGTCGTCGACTGCGGCGTCCTCTTCCCCGAGGACGACCAGCCCGGCGTCGACCTCATCCTCCCGGACTTCCGGGCGATCGAGGACCGGCTGGACGACATCGAGGCCATCGTGCTCACGCACGGCCACGAGGACCACATCGGCGCCGTGCCGTTCCTGCTCAAGCTGCGTCCCGACCTGCCCGTGGTGGGCTCGCGCTTCACCCTCGCGCTGCTGGCCGCCAAGTGCCGCGAGCACCGCCAGAACCCCAAGCTGATCGAGGTCGTCGAGGGCGAGCGCCGCGACGCGGGCCCGTTCGAGCTGGAGTTCTTCGCGGTCAACCACTCCATCCCGGACGCGCTGGCCGTGGCCATCCGCACCTCCGCCGGGCTGGTGCTGCACACCGGCGACATCAAGCTCGACCAGCTGCCGCTCGACGGCAGGCTCACCGACCTGGCCGGGTTCTCCCGGCTCGGCGACGAGGGCGTCGACCTGTTCCTGGTCGACTCCACCAACGCCGAGGTGCCCGGTTTCGTGGTGCCCGAGCGCGAGATCGGCCCGGTGCTGGAGAACGTCATCCGCAAGGCCGATCAGCGCGTCATCGTGGCCTGCTTCGCCTCGCACGTGCACCGCGTGCAGCAGGTGCTGGACGTGGCCGTGCGCTACGGGCGCCGGGTCGCGCTGGTGGGCCGCTCGATGGTGCGCAACATGGGCATCGCCGCCGAGCTGGGCCTGCTGCACGTGCCGGACGGGCTGTTCGTCGACATCGACGAGGCCATGCGGATGCCCGAGGACCAGGTCCTGTTCGTCTCCACCGGCTCCCAGGGCGAGCCGCTGTCGGCGCTGTCCCGGATGGCGCGCGGCGAGCACCGCCAGATCTCCATCCGCGCCGGTGACACGATCGTGCTGGCCAGCTCGCTGATCCCCGGCAACGAGAACGCGGTGTTCGGCGTGGTCAACGGCCTGTCCCGGCTGGGCGCCACGGTCGTGCACCAGGGCAACGCCAAGGTGCACGTGTCCGGCCACTCGCCCGCGGGCGAGCTGCTGTTCCTCTACAACGCGGTGCGCCCGAGCAACGTCATGCCGGTGCACGGCGAGTGGCGGCACCTGCGCGCGAACGCCGCGCTGGCGGTGGCCACGGGCGTCAACGAGGAGCGGGTCGTCATCGCCGAGGACGGCGTCGTCGTGGACATGATCGACGGCAAGGCCGCCATCAGCGGCCGGGTCGTGGTCGGCAACGTCTACGTGGACGGCCTCTCGGTCGGCGACGTCGGCGAGTCGACGCTGTCCGACCGCCTGGTCCTGGGCGAGGGCGGCTTCATCGCGATCACGGTCGCCATCGACTCCAGCACGGGCCGCGCGGTCGCCCCGCCGACCGTGTCCGGTCGCGGCTTCTCCGACGACCCGAAGGCGCTGGACAAGGCCGTCTCGCTGGTGGAGATGGAGCTGTCGCGCACCGAGGCCGAGAACATCACCGACTCGCACCGCATCGCGCAGGCGGTGCGTCGGGTGGTCGGCCGCTGGGTCGCCGAGACCTACCGGCGCAGGCCCATGATCGTGCCGACGATCATCCCGGTCTAG
- the dapA gene encoding 4-hydroxy-tetrahydrodipicolinate synthase produces the protein MTGCPTASPGRPFGRLLTAMVTPFDADGALDLAKAQELAEHLVEQGNDGLVVNGTTGESPTTTDAEKEALVRAVVEAVGDRATVVSGAGTYNTAHSVELAQSAQKAGAHGLLVVTPYYSRPTQAGIAAHLTTVADATDLPVMLYDIPPRSVVPLEVDTILRLAAHPRILAVKDAKGDLHAGSRVIADTDLAYYSGDDPLNLAWLAVGAVGAVSVVSHFAAGPLRAMIDAFESGDVVRARELHQSILPLLRPFGRMPGVTYTKAGLRLRGIDAGDPRLPLVPATDEDIEAVKAELGVNA, from the coding sequence ATGACCGGATGCCCTACCGCCTCACCCGGCCGCCCCTTCGGCCGCCTGCTCACCGCGATGGTGACCCCGTTCGACGCGGACGGGGCGCTCGACCTGGCCAAGGCCCAGGAGCTCGCGGAGCACCTGGTCGAGCAGGGCAACGACGGGCTGGTCGTCAACGGCACCACGGGCGAGAGCCCCACCACCACCGACGCGGAGAAGGAAGCCCTGGTCAGGGCCGTCGTGGAGGCGGTCGGGGACCGCGCCACCGTGGTCTCGGGCGCGGGCACCTACAACACCGCGCACAGCGTCGAGCTGGCCCAGTCCGCCCAGAAGGCGGGCGCGCACGGCCTGCTCGTGGTGACGCCGTACTACTCCCGCCCCACCCAGGCGGGCATCGCGGCCCACCTCACCACCGTGGCCGACGCGACCGACCTGCCCGTGATGCTCTACGACATCCCGCCCAGGTCGGTGGTGCCGCTGGAGGTCGACACGATCCTGCGGCTCGCCGCGCACCCCCGGATCCTGGCCGTCAAGGACGCCAAGGGCGACCTGCACGCGGGCAGCCGGGTCATCGCGGACACCGACCTGGCCTACTACTCCGGCGACGACCCGCTGAACCTGGCGTGGCTCGCCGTCGGCGCGGTCGGCGCGGTCAGCGTCGTGTCGCACTTCGCCGCGGGCCCGCTGCGTGCGATGATCGACGCCTTCGAGTCGGGCGACGTCGTGCGCGCCCGCGAGCTGCACCAGTCGATCCTGCCGCTCCTGCGGCCGTTCGGCCGCATGCCCGGAGTCACCTACACCAAGGCGGGCCTGCGTTTGCGCGGGATCGACGCGGGCGACCCCAGGTTGCCGCTGGTACCCGCCACCGACGAGGACATCGAGGCCGTGAAGGCCGAACTGGGAGTCAACGCGTGA
- a CDS encoding TIGR03085 family metal-binding protein — translation MGLAQDERRLLAELFTEVGPDAPTLCDPWRAKDLAAHLVLRERRPDAAAGLFVKPLGDHTQKVQDDYAAKPWAELVDLVREGPPKWSPLALLDEKVNGMEYFVHHEDVRRALDGWEPRPADVVRDADLWRALPPIAKLNHRKSPVGVVLRRTSGETITAKAGPTPVTITGDPAELALLCFGRDAVRVGYEGDPSAVEAVRSLNRST, via the coding sequence ATGGGTCTAGCTCAGGACGAACGCCGACTGCTGGCGGAGCTGTTCACCGAGGTGGGGCCGGACGCCCCCACGCTGTGCGACCCGTGGCGCGCCAAGGACCTCGCCGCGCACCTGGTGCTGCGCGAGCGCAGGCCGGACGCCGCCGCGGGCCTGTTCGTCAAGCCGCTCGGGGACCACACGCAGAAGGTCCAGGACGACTACGCCGCCAAGCCGTGGGCCGAGCTGGTCGACCTGGTCCGCGAGGGCCCGCCCAAATGGTCGCCGCTCGCGCTGCTCGACGAGAAGGTCAACGGCATGGAGTACTTCGTCCACCACGAGGACGTCCGCCGCGCGCTCGACGGCTGGGAGCCGCGCCCCGCCGACGTGGTCCGCGACGCCGACCTGTGGCGGGCGCTGCCCCCCATCGCGAAGCTCAACCACCGCAAGAGCCCCGTGGGCGTCGTGCTGCGCCGCACCAGCGGCGAGACGATCACCGCGAAGGCCGGTCCGACGCCGGTCACGATCACCGGCGACCCCGCCGAGCTGGCCCTGCTCTGCTTCGGCCGGGACGCCGTGCGGGTGGGCTACGAGGGCGACCCCTCGGCCGTCGAGGCGGTCCGCTCGCTCAACCGGAGCACGTAG
- a CDS encoding serine/threonine-protein kinase produces the protein MTGQQSTPPVRQPRVIAGRYTLLAELGRGGMGVVWRAQDNVIGRQVAIKELHLPDGIAHEERRVLEERVLREARTAGRLNDPAIVTVFDVVAENGMTYIVMELVEATTLSALVAQHGPMPQDRVASIALQALSALETAHQAGIVHRDVKPGNLMITPNGRVKLADFGIAQAVDDPRLTTSGSLIGSPAYMAPERIHGHEAAPAADLWSLGATLCFAVEGVNPYERSTTASTLHAIMSEPPRLARAHGALGAVVTGLLMTDPAARLTGPQARAMLERAAAQPTPPGGVPRHPGGTVSYTQHAPMPTQQVKAPARPWLRNLAIGGAAAAALLVFTGGVFAGRAAFTESPPEGLQPVVTFGSGGALPDFSLSSGYCGDNFLGPTVKVNSASCEDNHSIQVFASSNPFGSADDLAYPGDAQLHAFANEFCSLSFASSLVTATDKTALVYAPVVPTAANWRRQYADTKTSREVFCVLWNKDSTQLTEKLVDR, from the coding sequence GTGACTGGTCAGCAGAGCACGCCCCCAGTGCGGCAGCCCCGCGTCATCGCGGGCCGCTACACCCTGCTCGCGGAGCTGGGGCGCGGCGGCATGGGCGTGGTCTGGCGCGCGCAGGACAACGTGATCGGCCGCCAGGTCGCCATCAAGGAGCTGCACCTCCCGGACGGCATCGCCCACGAGGAGCGGCGGGTCCTGGAGGAGCGGGTGCTGCGCGAGGCCCGCACGGCGGGCAGGCTCAACGACCCGGCCATCGTCACCGTGTTCGACGTCGTCGCCGAGAACGGCATGACGTACATCGTGATGGAGCTGGTCGAGGCCACCACGCTGTCGGCGCTGGTCGCGCAGCACGGGCCGATGCCGCAGGACCGGGTCGCCTCCATCGCGCTGCAGGCGCTGTCCGCGCTGGAGACCGCCCACCAGGCGGGCATCGTGCACCGGGACGTCAAGCCCGGCAACCTCATGATCACCCCGAACGGCCGGGTCAAGCTGGCCGACTTCGGCATCGCCCAGGCCGTGGACGACCCGCGCCTGACCACCAGCGGCAGCCTGATCGGCTCGCCCGCCTACATGGCCCCCGAGCGCATCCACGGCCACGAGGCCGCGCCCGCCGCCGACCTGTGGTCGCTCGGCGCGACGCTGTGCTTCGCGGTCGAGGGCGTCAACCCGTACGAGCGCTCCACCACCGCCTCCACCCTGCACGCGATCATGAGCGAGCCGCCCCGCCTGGCCAGGGCGCACGGCGCGCTGGGCGCGGTGGTCACCGGCCTGCTGATGACCGACCCGGCGGCCAGGCTGACCGGCCCGCAGGCCCGCGCCATGCTGGAGCGCGCCGCCGCCCAGCCCACCCCGCCCGGCGGCGTCCCGCGGCACCCCGGCGGCACCGTGAGCTACACCCAGCACGCGCCGATGCCGACCCAGCAGGTCAAGGCCCCGGCCAGGCCGTGGCTGCGCAACCTCGCCATCGGCGGGGCCGCCGCGGCGGCGCTGCTGGTGTTCACCGGCGGCGTCTTCGCCGGCCGCGCCGCCTTCACCGAGTCCCCGCCCGAGGGCCTCCAGCCGGTGGTCACGTTCGGCTCCGGCGGCGCCCTGCCCGACTTCAGCCTCAGCAGCGGCTACTGCGGCGACAACTTCCTCGGCCCCACCGTCAAGGTCAACAGCGCCAGCTGCGAGGACAACCACAGCATCCAGGTGTTCGCCAGCAGCAACCCGTTCGGCAGCGCCGACGACCTGGCCTACCCCGGCGACGCGCAGCTGCACGCCTTCGCGAACGAGTTCTGCTCGCTCAGCTTCGCCTCCAGCCTGGTCACGGCCACCGACAAGACCGCGCTGGTCTACGCGCCGGTCGTGCCGACCGCGGCGAACTGGCGCAGGCAGTACGCCGACACGAAGACCTCCCGCGAGGTCTTCTGCGTGCTCTGGAACAAGGACAGCACCCAGCTCACCGAGAAGCTCGTCGACCGCTAG
- the thyX gene encoding FAD-dependent thymidylate synthase, with amino-acid sequence MAQTVSPHVQLIAKTEFFPPSDVPWSTDAEGGEALAEFAGRACYQSWSKPNPATATNEAYLRHIIEVGHLSVLEHGSVSFYITGISRSLTHELIRHRHFSYSQLSQRYVPERDAAMVEPEVIANDPELHARFLAAAEASVAAYNDLLKGLEEKFSDVPSATLRRKQARQAARAVLPNATETRLVVTGNYRAWRHFIAMRATEHADVEIRALAIECLRHLQKAAPGAFADFAITSLADGTEVASSPLVAEG; translated from the coding sequence ATGGCTCAAACGGTGTCCCCGCACGTGCAGTTGATCGCGAAGACGGAGTTCTTCCCCCCGTCTGACGTCCCGTGGTCGACCGACGCCGAGGGCGGCGAGGCGCTCGCCGAGTTCGCGGGCCGCGCGTGCTACCAGTCCTGGTCCAAGCCGAACCCGGCCACCGCGACCAACGAGGCCTACCTGCGCCACATCATCGAGGTCGGCCACCTGTCCGTCCTGGAGCACGGCTCGGTCAGCTTCTACATCACCGGCATCTCGCGCTCGCTCACCCACGAGCTGATCCGGCACCGCCACTTCTCGTACTCGCAGCTCTCGCAGCGCTACGTGCCCGAGCGCGACGCCGCGATGGTCGAGCCCGAGGTCATCGCGAACGACCCCGAGCTGCACGCCCGCTTCCTGGCCGCCGCCGAGGCCAGCGTCGCCGCCTACAACGACCTGCTCAAGGGCCTTGAGGAGAAGTTCTCCGACGTGCCCAGCGCGACCCTGCGCCGCAAGCAGGCCCGGCAGGCCGCCCGCGCCGTGCTGCCCAACGCCACCGAGACGCGTCTCGTGGTGACCGGCAACTACCGCGCCTGGCGCCACTTCATCGCGATGCGCGCCACCGAGCACGCCGACGTGGAGATCCGCGCCCTGGCCATCGAGTGCCTGCGCCACCTGCAGAAGGCCGCCCCCGGCGCCTTCGCGGACTTCGCCATCACCTCGCTCGCCGACGGCACCGAGGTCGCCTCCAGCCCGCTGGTGGCGGAGGGGTGA
- a CDS encoding toxin-antitoxin system HicB family antitoxin: MDLSPYISALRDDLTTAASAGDENTRRSAAVLAAALEPAARLAIMNALSDLAAEVTASLDGPVVEVRLDGRDVKVVVSGAGPAQEEREPEPQEAPRPMSGDATRITLRLLDELKSKAEQVAASQGMSLNTFVAQAVQGAVGGRRGFGGGGRREWHGGGDNRGQSSQSSSHSSSQSSTRVRGWVQG, from the coding sequence ATGGACCTTTCGCCGTACATCTCCGCCCTGCGGGACGACCTGACGACAGCCGCGTCCGCCGGTGACGAGAACACCCGGCGCAGCGCGGCCGTGCTCGCCGCGGCGCTGGAGCCCGCCGCCCGGCTGGCGATCATGAACGCCCTGTCCGACCTGGCCGCCGAGGTCACCGCCTCGCTCGACGGGCCGGTGGTCGAGGTCCGGCTGGACGGGCGGGACGTGAAGGTCGTCGTGTCCGGCGCCGGGCCCGCGCAGGAGGAGCGCGAGCCGGAGCCGCAGGAGGCGCCCCGGCCGATGAGCGGGGACGCCACCCGGATCACGCTGCGGCTGCTGGACGAGCTGAAGTCCAAGGCCGAGCAGGTCGCGGCGTCGCAGGGGATGTCCCTGAACACGTTCGTCGCGCAGGCCGTGCAGGGCGCGGTCGGCGGCAGGCGCGGGTTCGGCGGTGGCGGCAGGCGCGAGTGGCACGGCGGTGGTGACAACCGCGGGCAGTCGTCGCAGTCGTCCTCGCACTCGTCGTCGCAGTCGTCGACGCGGGTGCGCGGCTGGGTGCAGGGCTGA
- a CDS encoding DUF4097 family beta strand repeat-containing protein encodes MGSESEVVRRQAFDVTGPVEVDVALVSGRVLVHLVDEEAVDVELRHEPSGGEGWTDGLNGLLSWVGDQFAGGQGSGSGGVSEAVRDARLELTGNRLVIRSSKALPLRAVPISVAVRAPKGSSVLVKSGSANVAITGSAGRLDINTGTGDVTADSADSASQVTSGSGKVRLGPMLGGLKARNGSGDIEVASVGGTTELHTATGDVWLGAVQSDVQVRTGGGDVTVADAASGRITLGTGSGDVRVGVRQGVSAEVDLATSSGTARSELEVSTTKPATAPELVITGRTSRGNALVTTATG; translated from the coding sequence GTGGGTAGCGAGTCCGAAGTGGTGCGCAGGCAGGCGTTCGACGTGACGGGGCCCGTCGAGGTCGACGTGGCGCTCGTGTCGGGGCGGGTGCTGGTGCACCTGGTCGACGAGGAGGCGGTGGACGTGGAACTGCGCCACGAGCCGTCCGGGGGCGAGGGCTGGACCGACGGGTTGAACGGCCTGCTGAGCTGGGTGGGCGACCAGTTCGCGGGCGGCCAGGGGTCGGGGTCCGGCGGGGTGTCGGAGGCGGTGCGCGACGCGCGCCTGGAGCTGACCGGGAACCGCCTGGTCATCCGCTCGTCGAAGGCGCTGCCGCTGCGCGCGGTGCCGATCAGCGTGGCCGTGCGCGCCCCGAAGGGGTCGAGCGTGCTGGTGAAGTCGGGGTCGGCGAACGTGGCGATCACCGGTTCGGCCGGTCGGCTGGACATCAACACCGGCACCGGCGACGTGACGGCGGACAGCGCCGACTCCGCGTCGCAGGTGACGTCGGGCTCCGGCAAGGTCCGCCTGGGCCCGATGCTGGGCGGCCTGAAGGCGCGCAACGGCAGCGGCGACATCGAGGTGGCGTCCGTGGGCGGCACCACCGAGCTGCACACGGCGACCGGCGACGTGTGGCTGGGCGCGGTGCAGAGCGACGTGCAGGTGCGCACGGGAGGCGGCGACGTGACCGTGGCCGACGCCGCGTCGGGCCGGATCACGCTGGGCACGGGGTCGGGCGACGTGCGCGTGGGCGTGCGCCAGGGCGTGTCGGCGGAGGTCGACCTGGCGACGAGCTCGGGCACGGCCCGCAGCGAGCTGGAGGTCTCGACCACCAAGCCCGCGACGGCGCCGGAGCTGGTCATCACGGGGCGGACGAGCCGGGGGAACGCCCTGGTCACGACGGCGACGGGGTGA
- a CDS encoding TetR family transcriptional regulator: MTAELILGTTEDVLRRYGPAKATVVDVARALGVSHGSVYRHFPTKAALREAVARRWLERWHEGLADVAHTDAPAEQRLRDWLSTLFEIKRQKVREDPELFDTFATLMRENLAVVDDHVTGLENDLAKIIADGIESGDFAPRDSKVAARAVFDATNRFHDPIYAADWKAPTIDVAFSAVVSLVVSGLSVPD; the protein is encoded by the coding sequence TTGACCGCGGAGTTGATCCTCGGCACCACCGAGGACGTGCTGCGGCGCTACGGTCCGGCCAAGGCGACCGTGGTGGACGTGGCCAGGGCGCTCGGCGTGAGCCACGGCAGCGTGTACCGCCACTTCCCGACCAAGGCCGCGCTGCGGGAGGCCGTGGCGCGGCGGTGGTTGGAGCGCTGGCACGAGGGGCTGGCCGACGTCGCCCACACCGACGCGCCTGCCGAGCAGCGCCTTCGCGACTGGCTCTCGACGCTGTTCGAGATCAAGCGCCAGAAGGTCCGCGAGGACCCCGAGCTGTTCGACACCTTCGCCACCCTCATGCGGGAGAACCTCGCGGTGGTCGACGACCACGTGACCGGGCTGGAGAACGACCTGGCGAAGATCATCGCCGACGGCATCGAGTCCGGCGACTTCGCCCCGCGCGACTCCAAGGTGGCGGCGCGGGCGGTCTTCGACGCCACCAACCGCTTCCACGACCCGATCTACGCCGCCGACTGGAAGGCCCCGACCATCGACGTCGCCTTCAGCGCGGTGGTGTCACTGGTCGTGTCGGGCCTGAGCGTCCCGGACTGA
- a CDS encoding aldo/keto reductase codes for MTPSRTLGSTGPATYPLGLGCMGMSDMYGPPDEREGVATIHAALDAGVTLLDTGDFYGMGANELLIRDALRGRRREDVLLSVKFGAFRDADGGWHGNDGRPEAVANYLAYSLQRLGVDHVDVYRPARLDPNVPIEETVGAVAEEVRKGRVRHIGLSEVSAETLRKAHAVHPIVDLQIEYSLLSRGPEAEILPTAKELGVGVTAYGVLGRGLLSGHWNPNRETTQADFRTHSPRFQGDNLSKNLALVESLRAVAETKGATVAQLAIAWTLSRGENVVPLVGARTRPRLAEALGALDVHLTEADLTEIESAVPSTEVAGTRYPEQMLAHMDSEH; via the coding sequence ATGACCCCTTCACGCACCCTCGGCAGCACCGGCCCCGCCACGTACCCGCTGGGCCTGGGCTGCATGGGGATGTCCGACATGTACGGCCCGCCGGACGAGCGCGAGGGCGTGGCCACCATCCACGCCGCGCTCGACGCGGGCGTGACCCTGCTGGACACCGGCGACTTCTACGGCATGGGCGCGAACGAGCTGCTGATCCGCGACGCGCTGCGCGGCAGGCGGCGCGAGGACGTGCTGCTGAGCGTCAAGTTCGGCGCCTTCCGCGACGCGGACGGCGGCTGGCACGGCAACGACGGCAGGCCGGAGGCGGTGGCGAACTACCTGGCGTACAGCCTCCAGCGGCTGGGCGTCGACCACGTCGACGTCTACCGCCCGGCCAGGCTCGACCCGAACGTCCCGATCGAGGAGACCGTGGGCGCCGTGGCGGAGGAGGTGCGCAAGGGCAGGGTGCGCCACATCGGCCTGTCCGAGGTGAGCGCCGAGACCCTCCGCAAGGCCCACGCCGTCCACCCGATCGTGGACCTGCAGATCGAGTACTCCCTGCTGTCCAGGGGCCCGGAGGCGGAGATCCTGCCCACGGCCAAGGAGTTGGGCGTCGGCGTCACCGCCTACGGCGTCCTGGGCCGGGGCCTCCTGTCGGGCCACTGGAACCCGAACCGCGAAACCACCCAGGCCGACTTCCGCACCCACAGCCCCCGCTTCCAGGGCGACAACCTGTCGAAGAACCTGGCCCTGGTGGAGTCCCTGCGCGCCGTGGCGGAGACGAAGGGAGCCACGGTGGCCCAGCTGGCGATCGCCTGGACCCTGTCCAGGGGCGAGAACGTGGTCCCCCTGGTAGGCGCCCGCACCCGCCCTCGCCTGGCGGAGGCCCTCGGAGCGCTGGACGTCCACCTGACGGAGGCGGACCTGACCGAGATCGAGTCGGCGGTCCCGTCAACGGAGGTGGCAGGCACCCGCTACCCGGAACAGATGCTGGCCCACATGGACAGCGAGCACTAA
- a CDS encoding winged helix-turn-helix domain-containing protein, protein MRRVQTMSADTARLIALAAQGFADPRPAAPTRRHLQRVLGRTKLLQLDSVNVAVRAHYMPVFSRLGDYPVGLLDDAAWEPSARKPRLLVEAWAHEASLVPVEDWPLVHSGAKRQGWWVGYGKLAEDSPGLVDDVLAVVAESGPIGAGAIERALVAPEKRQRGPWWDRSEVKRMCEYLFGMGRLATGTRRGFERLYDLTERVVPAEVLGRQVGPEEGARGLVARAAGALGVGTETDLRDYYRLPPARSRQAVAELVEAGELEPVAVEGWAAPAYRHVGAATPRKVTGRALLCPFDPLVWERARTERIFGFRYRIEIYVPEAKRVHGYYVFPFLLDGRLVARVDLKADRAAGALLVQGAYAEPGVERGRVAVELAAELRCMAGWLGLSGVRVMGRGDLAAELGVLAAG, encoded by the coding sequence ATGCGCCGGGTGCAGACGATGAGCGCGGACACCGCACGACTGATCGCACTGGCGGCGCAGGGCTTCGCCGACCCCCGACCGGCGGCGCCCACGCGCAGGCACCTGCAGCGGGTGCTCGGCCGGACCAAGCTGCTCCAGCTCGACTCGGTCAACGTGGCCGTGCGGGCGCACTACATGCCCGTGTTCAGCAGGTTGGGGGACTACCCGGTCGGGTTGCTGGACGACGCCGCGTGGGAGCCCAGCGCGCGCAAGCCCCGGCTGCTGGTCGAGGCGTGGGCGCACGAGGCCAGCCTGGTCCCGGTGGAGGACTGGCCGCTGGTGCACTCCGGCGCGAAGCGGCAGGGGTGGTGGGTCGGCTACGGCAAGCTCGCCGAGGACTCGCCCGGACTGGTGGACGACGTCCTGGCGGTGGTCGCCGAGTCGGGGCCGATCGGGGCCGGGGCGATCGAGCGGGCGCTGGTCGCGCCGGAGAAGCGGCAGCGGGGGCCGTGGTGGGACCGGTCCGAGGTGAAGCGGATGTGCGAGTACCTGTTCGGGATGGGGCGGCTGGCCACGGGGACGCGGCGCGGGTTCGAGCGGCTGTACGACCTGACCGAGCGGGTGGTGCCCGCCGAGGTGCTCGGGCGGCAGGTCGGGCCCGAGGAGGGGGCGCGCGGGCTGGTGGCGCGGGCGGCCGGGGCGCTGGGCGTGGGGACCGAGACCGACCTGCGGGACTACTACCGGCTGCCGCCCGCGCGCAGCAGGCAGGCGGTGGCCGAGCTGGTCGAGGCGGGGGAGCTGGAGCCGGTCGCGGTGGAGGGCTGGGCGGCGCCCGCGTACCGGCACGTGGGCGCGGCGACGCCCCGGAAGGTGACCGGTCGGGCGCTGCTGTGCCCGTTCGACCCGCTGGTGTGGGAGCGGGCGCGCACCGAGCGGATCTTCGGGTTCCGGTACCGCATCGAGATCTACGTGCCCGAGGCGAAGCGGGTGCACGGGTACTACGTGTTCCCGTTCCTGCTGGACGGGCGGCTGGTCGCGCGGGTGGACCTGAAGGCGGACCGGGCGGCGGGGGCGCTGCTGGTGCAGGGCGCGTACGCGGAGCCGGGGGTGGAGCGCGGGCGGGTGGCGGTGGAGCTGGCGGCGGAGCTGAGGTGCATGGCGGGGTGGCTGGGCCTGTCCGGCGTGCGGGTGATGGGGCGCGGCGACCTGGCCGCCGAGCTGGGGGTTCTCGCCGCTGGGTGA
- a CDS encoding GNAT family N-acetyltransferase: MAEAAVRPATTDDVPEIARVHRDTWRTGFATILPAEVLDGIDVAETAAVWAEAVDRGQVLVATEGDWLVGFCAVGIAPREELADAQGVVPDDAATTALVSTLLVEPRWGRRGHGGRLLARACELLVEGGVTRGVAWVPEANLPLVSFYAKRGWGADGTVRTLDASGRPVRELRLSGSPNLDEKVVTGL; the protein is encoded by the coding sequence ATGGCCGAAGCAGCGGTGCGCCCCGCGACGACCGACGACGTGCCGGAGATCGCCCGCGTCCACCGCGACACCTGGCGGACCGGGTTCGCCACGATCCTCCCCGCCGAGGTGCTGGACGGCATCGACGTCGCCGAGACCGCCGCGGTCTGGGCGGAGGCGGTGGACCGGGGCCAGGTGCTGGTGGCGACCGAGGGCGACTGGCTCGTCGGGTTCTGCGCGGTGGGCATCGCCCCGCGGGAGGAGCTGGCGGACGCGCAGGGCGTGGTCCCGGACGACGCCGCCACCACCGCGCTGGTGTCGACGCTGCTGGTCGAGCCCCGCTGGGGTCGGCGCGGGCACGGCGGCAGGCTGCTGGCCCGCGCGTGCGAGCTGCTCGTGGAGGGCGGCGTGACCAGGGGCGTCGCCTGGGTCCCCGAGGCGAACCTGCCCCTGGTGTCGTTCTACGCCAAGCGCGGCTGGGGCGCGGACGGCACGGTGCGCACCCTGGACGCCTCCGGCCGCCCGGTCCGGGAGCTGCGGCTGTCCGGCTCGCCAAACCTGGACGAGAAAGTCGTTACCGGTCTGTAG